From the genome of Cytobacillus firmus, one region includes:
- a CDS encoding PLP-dependent aminotransferase family protein, giving the protein MDWKPDRKLKTPIYKQLAMYIEKGIADGTFPPDKPLPSERGLAKQFDINRSTVVAAYDELESNGIVERNRGSGTMVSKDIWGMAKRRIPSWNRYIEAGSFLPNLPVTQRIHKELAETKLINLASGELSHDLFPLASLREITSNRSFIGTLGYDHPQGNEILRSTLADHVKEYRDIETSPSSILITSGAQQALHLVVQCLLKPGDSVAIEDPSYHYSLPIFKSAGVKTYYLKTGKHGVNPDDIIALYKKHRIKMIFLNPIFQNPTGTLLPEDRRRKILELSSEYGIPVVEDDPYSLTPFTGEKMNTLKSLDRDGIVLYISSLTKIVASGLRIGWIIGPRSVIERLSDAKQQVDFGHGSYSQWIANDFIESAGFESHLKFLTRQLEQRRNSIVSSLNQFLEDQVEFSTPQGGIHLWCRIKKEHNENQLLEESIKRGVIYVPGTTMGSEKGFVRFTFGRENEANIHEGIKRFAEALINLE; this is encoded by the coding sequence TTGGATTGGAAACCTGATAGAAAATTAAAAACACCTATTTATAAGCAGCTGGCGATGTATATAGAAAAAGGAATAGCAGATGGCACCTTCCCGCCAGACAAACCGCTTCCCTCAGAAAGAGGATTAGCAAAACAGTTTGATATCAATAGAAGCACGGTTGTTGCTGCATATGATGAACTGGAGTCAAACGGGATCGTCGAACGAAACCGGGGAAGCGGTACGATGGTCAGCAAGGATATTTGGGGAATGGCGAAAAGACGTATTCCAAGCTGGAACCGGTATATTGAAGCAGGCTCCTTTTTGCCCAACTTGCCAGTCACACAAAGGATACATAAAGAACTGGCAGAGACAAAACTGATCAACCTGGCCAGCGGGGAACTCTCTCACGACCTCTTTCCTTTGGCTTCTCTAAGAGAAATTACTTCTAATCGCTCTTTTATCGGGACACTGGGGTACGATCACCCGCAGGGAAATGAAATTCTGAGAAGTACACTGGCTGATCATGTAAAAGAGTACCGGGACATCGAGACCAGCCCTTCTTCCATACTTATTACATCCGGTGCCCAGCAGGCCCTGCACCTTGTCGTCCAATGCCTCTTAAAACCCGGGGACTCTGTTGCCATCGAGGATCCCTCTTATCACTACAGCCTGCCAATCTTTAAATCAGCCGGAGTCAAAACCTATTATTTAAAAACAGGCAAGCATGGAGTAAATCCTGATGATATTATAGCCTTATATAAAAAGCATCGAATAAAGATGATCTTTTTAAATCCTATTTTTCAAAACCCAACAGGCACATTGCTTCCTGAAGACAGGCGCAGAAAAATCCTTGAATTGTCCTCTGAATACGGGATTCCGGTGGTGGAAGATGATCCTTACAGCCTAACACCCTTTACCGGTGAAAAAATGAATACACTCAAATCCCTGGATCGCGATGGCATTGTTTTATATATTAGTTCTTTGACCAAAATTGTCGCTTCCGGGCTTAGAATCGGCTGGATCATCGGCCCCAGATCGGTAATTGAGCGGCTATCAGATGCCAAGCAGCAGGTGGATTTCGGCCATGGAAGCTATTCGCAATGGATTGCGAATGATTTTATTGAGTCCGCAGGCTTTGAGTCACATTTAAAATTTCTGACCAGGCAATTGGAACAGCGGAGAAACTCAATTGTTTCAAGCCTGAATCAGTTTCTGGAAGACCAAGTGGAATTTAGTACACCGCAAGGCGGAATACATCTTTGGTGCCGGATCAAAAAAGAGCACAATGAAAATCAGCTGCTTGAAGAGTCAATAAAACGGGGTGTCATATATGTTCCCGGAACAACCATGGGATCCGAGAAAGGGTTCGTTCGATT
- the spxA gene encoding transcriptional regulator SpxA yields MVNLFLSSSCGSCRKARAWLEEHQIEYVERNIVTEPLTVDEIKSILRLTENGTEEIISTKSKAYQELNVNIDSMPLKELYQLIIDNPQMLRRPIILDEKRLQVGFNEDEIRSFLPRKFRTFSYNELQRLAN; encoded by the coding sequence ATGGTGAATCTATTCTTATCTTCAAGCTGCGGTTCCTGCCGGAAAGCACGTGCGTGGCTTGAGGAGCATCAAATTGAGTATGTGGAAAGGAACATAGTAACGGAGCCGCTTACAGTCGATGAAATTAAATCGATTCTTCGTCTTACTGAGAATGGGACCGAGGAGATTATTTCAACTAAATCAAAAGCTTACCAGGAGCTTAACGTGAATATTGATTCAATGCCGCTGAAAGAGTTATATCAATTAATCATTGATAACCCGCAAATGCTCCGCAGACCGATTATACTGGATGAAAAAAGACTGCAGGTAGGCTTTAACGAGGATGAAATTCGCAGCTTCCTTCCTCGGAAGTTTCGTACGTTTTCATACAATGAACTGCAAAGATTGGCTAACTAG
- a CDS encoding RrF2 family transcriptional regulator: MNSDFTLAIHSLTYLALQLDRMSTSDAISESAGVHPVRIRKVLSLLKKHGFIKSKEGTGGGFIFARDLSEVNLWDIYKITSEGALQPKCPDSNEACVVGANMQRVLISIFLGAEEHLGEYLKHYTLKDIVDLIHKEK; encoded by the coding sequence ATGAATAGCGATTTTACTCTTGCCATTCACAGTCTAACTTATCTCGCTCTGCAGCTGGATCGCATGTCAACGAGCGATGCGATTTCTGAAAGTGCAGGTGTCCATCCGGTCCGCATCCGAAAAGTCCTGAGTTTATTAAAAAAACATGGATTTATCAAATCAAAAGAGGGAACGGGCGGCGGATTTATTTTTGCCCGGGATTTAAGTGAAGTGAATCTTTGGGATATTTATAAGATTACATCTGAAGGTGCACTTCAGCCGAAGTGTCCGGATTCAAATGAAGCGTGTGTAGTGGGTGCGAATATGCAAAGAGTTCTGATCAGCATCTTTTTAGGTGCAGAGGAACATTTGGGAGAATATTTGAAGCACTATACCTTAAAAGATATTGTTGATCTTATCCATAAAGAAAAATAA
- a CDS encoding IDEAL domain-containing protein codes for MMSNHNAILKTGDWVKGKSREGELIIGYIENLEEGIIKTKVISSDNKTIEGKIIPLQSKQVKKMPAAKVANKEQIHFLIDLALSTGDEEWFFELTSKLNSMRELVKGVK; via the coding sequence ATGATGTCCAACCATAATGCGATTTTAAAAACGGGAGATTGGGTTAAGGGGAAATCCCGAGAAGGGGAACTGATCATTGGCTATATCGAGAACCTTGAAGAAGGAATTATTAAGACAAAGGTGATTTCGAGTGATAATAAAACCATTGAAGGCAAAATCATTCCCCTGCAGAGCAAACAGGTTAAGAAAATGCCCGCGGCGAAAGTGGCCAACAAGGAACAGATTCATTTCCTGATTGATCTTGCTCTTTCCACTGGAGATGAAGAATGGTTCTTTGAATTGACTTCGAAGCTTAACTCGATGAGAGAGCTTGTTAAGGGTGTTAAATAA
- a CDS encoding cell wall hydrolase, whose translation MPRVQYTDSDVAIMARMMRAEAEGEGKLGMLMVGNVIVNRRKANCLDFEGLRTIPQVIFQVQGGNYSFEAVQKGNVFYNRARSVEKRLAKQTLDYWRQHPSKFALWYFNPYAACPPTWYDQPFSGQFKQHCYYEPKANTCEGAYIW comes from the coding sequence GTGCCAAGAGTACAATATACCGACAGCGATGTGGCAATAATGGCCAGGATGATGAGAGCAGAGGCCGAAGGTGAAGGAAAACTGGGGATGCTTATGGTCGGGAATGTAATCGTCAACCGCCGAAAAGCTAATTGCCTCGATTTTGAAGGCTTAAGGACCATCCCGCAAGTCATTTTCCAGGTGCAGGGAGGGAATTATTCTTTTGAAGCTGTACAAAAAGGAAATGTTTTTTACAACCGGGCACGAAGTGTGGAAAAGAGGTTGGCCAAACAAACGTTAGATTATTGGAGACAGCATCCTTCCAAGTTTGCTCTCTGGTATTTCAACCCGTACGCTGCATGTCCGCCAACATGGTACGATCAGCCTTTCTCAGGGCAATTCAAACAGCATTGCTATTATGAGCCTAAGGCCAATACATGTGAAGGCGCTTATATTTGGTGA
- a CDS encoding sigma-54 interaction domain-containing protein, which produces MKMPTNTGNVEMTLETLLKILDYSSDEIFVLDGEMRILYVNKVCERHYGLKPKDIIGKYNVELFEKGYWKPSIVPEVYRRKEPCYMRQQTYIGAELMTTAIPILNNKNEIELVVITSTEIQKMKIMNAIEDQIESKSTQQDEDEEITIVTNSGEIKGILEFCKKVAPTDSNILILGESGTGKGAFSQYIHKVSNRNKRPFLAINCAAIPEELLESELFGYSKGAFTGANKLGKQGLIEAADGGTIFLDEIGEMPLSVQAKLLQLIQEKQFIPVGSSEMKKVDVRIIAATNQNLQTMIENKLFREDLFYRLNVIDIHLPPLRERREDIIPLTYNFLNKFNHKYNDNKVISEECLNILTHYSWPGNVRQLENLIERLVIISNSIIQIADLPDMIKESTNQAVCPSHYTTLDNALDETKRNLVRRSYQIHKSSRKVASDLGISQTKAVRLIKEYCGSEGQVHRPS; this is translated from the coding sequence ATGAAAATGCCAACAAATACAGGCAATGTAGAAATGACACTGGAGACCTTGTTAAAAATTCTCGATTATTCCTCAGATGAGATCTTTGTTTTGGATGGAGAAATGCGGATTTTATATGTAAATAAGGTATGTGAGAGGCATTACGGGCTTAAGCCAAAAGACATCATCGGAAAGTACAATGTGGAACTTTTTGAAAAAGGCTACTGGAAACCTTCTATTGTACCTGAGGTCTATCGGCGGAAAGAGCCGTGCTACATGAGACAGCAGACCTATATCGGGGCAGAGCTGATGACTACGGCCATCCCGATCTTAAATAACAAAAATGAAATTGAACTGGTTGTCATTACATCTACAGAAATACAAAAAATGAAAATAATGAATGCGATTGAGGATCAAATTGAGTCAAAATCAACTCAGCAGGATGAAGATGAGGAAATCACCATTGTGACCAATAGCGGGGAGATTAAAGGAATATTGGAGTTTTGCAAAAAAGTAGCTCCAACTGATTCAAATATTCTGATTCTCGGAGAATCTGGAACTGGAAAAGGTGCCTTCTCTCAATATATTCACAAAGTCAGCAATCGAAATAAACGACCTTTTCTTGCTATTAACTGTGCGGCCATCCCGGAAGAATTATTGGAGTCAGAACTATTTGGCTACTCAAAAGGCGCCTTCACCGGGGCAAATAAGTTAGGAAAACAAGGATTAATAGAAGCAGCGGACGGCGGTACCATCTTCCTGGACGAAATCGGCGAAATGCCCCTATCCGTGCAGGCTAAGCTTCTCCAGCTTATTCAGGAAAAACAGTTTATCCCTGTAGGAAGCAGCGAAATGAAAAAAGTTGATGTCCGCATCATCGCGGCTACCAACCAGAATCTGCAGACTATGATTGAAAACAAGTTATTTAGAGAAGACTTGTTTTATCGCTTAAATGTCATTGACATTCACCTGCCGCCATTACGGGAAAGAAGAGAAGATATCATCCCGCTTACCTACAATTTCCTGAATAAATTCAATCATAAATATAATGATAATAAAGTCATTTCTGAAGAATGCCTAAATATCCTTACTCACTATTCCTGGCCGGGAAATGTGCGTCAGCTTGAAAACCTGATTGAAAGATTAGTCATCATCAGCAACTCTATTATTCAGATTGCAGATCTCCCTGACATGATCAAGGAAAGTACTAATCAAGCAGTCTGCCCATCTCATTACACTACTCTGGATAATGCTTTGGATGAGACCAAAAGAAACCTGGTAAGACGATCCTATCAGATTCATAAATCCTCCAGAAAAGTAGCAAGCGACCTTGGAATCAGCCAAACAAAAGCAGTTAGGCTGATTAAAGAGTATTGCGGGTCAGAGGGGCAGGTTCATCGTCCCAGCTGA